The following proteins come from a genomic window of Gynuella sunshinyii YC6258:
- a CDS encoding T6SS phospholipase effector Tle1-like catalytic domain-containing protein, with the protein MTQDITALPQSIKDFIQRHGHSLNPLCWVATYQYPKEAKAFTPEQTSLHMFVLDSDGQLSLLRRHEPSRRGIVYELGPRDVHGAPKPAKPRINLEKSAPVLTADIPDTLPPGTPGVDDFDNPDYFAQLQYYYPDDSTGVITDYLISTSSQTFQAQLYGSTGKLSLYGPEQIHYQAGTPVTADQWQQCREALQQACDLLSEQRRQVDPMTTWPRTVQPLHLINTEILHPGNSREMDRALFTDDGHPLASQFSIAEEVWQRKFQRSDVFTKRFKQQQDIEPDILSSRLGQSFGLAKVNIYHLANGLIDLIYLLADNTGWQPLQALQDIATQLSYTDPHAWVKEAALAALLSRDCDVRSQDKPGNRSPYYECLSQIGEQLHQFAQLQRQQEKVLSVTGQHNCPLRKTLVLPEIGSNWGYQPSKNLSQPKRILRIGLFFDGTGQDRYNDERLPDRDISNVAKLHDLYLEQTTEQGNEIITTRAIYIPGVGTITGRETDDGFKAKDSKIGLGLGMGKTGGYARIELALGQINEHLNEQEYDEVIFDVFGFSRGAALSRHFVNLINEWPEQLTIWELKYRNPLLVSILPVEPVKRQVSAFPQHLRHRVHFVALWDTVGSFGWPADERNLDFNLNLNAHSAERVMHIVSAHEIRHNFPSTRLADASGRLPANFTEIMAPGVHCDVGAGYENPTGKGFENWEVIPVQILAGCNDGGLLLRAKQREIEARGHYANAQGFDIIEEIRKATFKELACYPLHTVIDAAKNQGVPLRPLTPDDSAYVIPDRLQRVYDMWQQAGGQMKMARQFLIEYIHTSERDGDIVDRPNLINGQKARQVFYNHSEQAVTVESNDAKR; encoded by the coding sequence ATGACGCAGGACATCACCGCCCTACCGCAATCCATTAAAGATTTTATTCAACGCCACGGCCATTCCCTGAACCCCTTGTGTTGGGTCGCGACGTACCAGTACCCCAAAGAAGCGAAAGCGTTTACCCCGGAACAGACCTCACTGCACATGTTTGTATTGGACAGCGATGGACAACTGTCGTTGCTGCGGCGTCATGAACCTTCCAGGCGAGGTATCGTTTATGAACTCGGACCGCGAGACGTGCATGGCGCGCCCAAACCGGCCAAACCCAGAATCAATCTGGAAAAATCCGCCCCGGTTCTGACCGCTGACATTCCCGATACCCTGCCGCCCGGTACGCCTGGCGTCGATGATTTCGACAACCCCGATTATTTTGCCCAGTTGCAATACTATTACCCGGACGACAGTACGGGTGTGATCACGGATTATCTCATCAGTACGTCTTCGCAAACGTTTCAGGCGCAACTGTATGGCAGCACCGGAAAACTGTCTCTGTATGGCCCGGAGCAGATCCATTACCAGGCGGGTACACCGGTCACCGCAGATCAATGGCAGCAGTGTCGTGAGGCTCTGCAACAGGCCTGTGATCTGCTGAGCGAACAACGCCGGCAGGTAGATCCGATGACAACCTGGCCTCGCACTGTGCAACCACTGCATTTGATCAATACCGAAATATTGCATCCGGGTAATTCCAGAGAAATGGATCGCGCATTATTCACTGATGATGGCCATCCTCTGGCATCGCAGTTCAGCATCGCTGAGGAGGTCTGGCAGCGAAAGTTCCAACGGTCAGATGTTTTTACCAAGCGCTTCAAACAGCAGCAGGATATCGAGCCCGATATACTGTCCAGCCGGTTAGGTCAGAGCTTCGGTCTGGCTAAGGTGAATATCTATCACCTTGCCAACGGTCTAATTGATCTGATCTACCTGTTGGCAGACAACACCGGATGGCAACCTCTGCAGGCATTACAGGATATTGCCACGCAACTGAGTTATACCGATCCTCATGCTTGGGTGAAAGAAGCCGCGCTGGCAGCATTGCTCAGTCGTGACTGTGATGTCCGTTCCCAGGACAAACCCGGTAACCGTTCTCCTTATTATGAGTGCCTGAGTCAGATCGGTGAGCAGTTGCATCAGTTTGCACAGTTGCAGCGACAGCAGGAAAAAGTCTTATCTGTCACCGGGCAGCACAACTGCCCATTACGCAAAACCCTTGTGCTGCCAGAGATTGGTTCAAACTGGGGTTATCAACCGTCGAAGAACCTGTCACAGCCAAAACGCATTTTGAGAATCGGATTATTCTTCGATGGTACCGGCCAGGATCGCTACAACGATGAACGCCTGCCAGACCGGGATATCTCCAATGTGGCAAAGCTGCATGATTTGTATCTGGAACAAACCACTGAGCAGGGTAATGAAATCATTACCACCAGAGCCATATATATTCCTGGCGTGGGAACCATCACCGGCAGGGAAACGGATGACGGTTTTAAAGCCAAAGACAGCAAAATCGGCCTGGGGTTGGGTATGGGGAAAACCGGTGGCTATGCGCGGATTGAACTGGCATTAGGGCAAATCAATGAACATCTGAATGAACAAGAGTACGACGAGGTAATCTTTGATGTATTCGGCTTCAGCCGTGGAGCAGCGTTGTCCCGCCACTTTGTGAATCTGATCAATGAATGGCCGGAGCAACTGACCATCTGGGAGCTGAAGTACCGTAACCCATTATTGGTCAGTATCCTGCCGGTCGAGCCAGTAAAAAGACAGGTGTCAGCGTTTCCACAGCATCTGCGGCACCGGGTGCATTTTGTCGCCCTATGGGACACCGTGGGTAGCTTTGGCTGGCCTGCCGATGAACGAAATCTTGATTTTAACCTGAACCTCAATGCTCATAGCGCCGAGCGGGTCATGCACATCGTTTCTGCCCATGAGATCCGCCATAATTTTCCATCCACCCGCTTGGCTGATGCCAGTGGCCGTCTGCCGGCCAATTTCACCGAAATCATGGCTCCCGGTGTTCATTGTGACGTGGGGGCCGGCTATGAAAACCCTACCGGCAAAGGCTTTGAAAACTGGGAAGTGATCCCGGTGCAGATTTTGGCGGGCTGTAACGATGGTGGCCTGCTGCTACGGGCCAAGCAGCGTGAAATTGAAGCCCGTGGGCATTATGCCAACGCGCAGGGTTTCGATATTATCGAAGAAATCCGCAAAGCCACCTTCAAGGAGCTGGCCTGTTACCCTCTGCACACCGTAATTGATGCCGCCAAAAACCAGGGCGTACCACTACGGCCGCTGACTCCCGATGATAGTGCTTATGTGATCCCTGATCGTTTGCAGCGGGTGTACGATATGTGGCAACAAGCCGGTGGACAGATGAAGATGGCACGACAGTTTCTGATTGAATATATCCATACCTCTGAGCGCGATGGCGATATAGTGGATCGCCCCAACCTTATTAACGGCCAAAAGGCTCGGCAGGTGTTTTATAACCACTCTGAGCAAGCTGTGACAGTGGAGTCTAATGATGCGAAGCGTTAA
- a CDS encoding AMP-binding protein — translation MNITRILLDRALQHPDTAAIIDQHRGNTRLCNYQQLADAAGRTAAMFRHYGLGKGDRVLVFQTMSYELYVVLLALFQLGAVAMFLDPSAGRQHIDQCCELGQPRALIASAKAHLLRLFSSQLRRIPVKFSIGFPIPGAVSLAQSDSYIALTEISDCTDDDPALLTFTSGSTGRPKAAQRSHGFLLAQHAALQATLNPQPGDADLTTLPVFLLANLASGITSVIPDADMRAPGQIDPVPVVAQIVRHRVNRTAGSPAFYQCLLEYCAEQNMTLPGLKHIGTGGAPVFPELLRQLQQMAPNASVAAVYGSTEAEPMAEIDWQQISDDDLNAMRKGQGLLTGQPVGAIALRVITDRFGEAIGPFTASELEQQQLAAGVIGEIVVSGDHVLPGYLHGEGDNDTKFEVDGQRWHRTGDAGFFDTLGRLWLVGRSHARIEDSKGVLYPFTVECAAHFFPQIRRSAMMAWQGKRILLIEADAALDLAALNQALDWAQLDDIRRVRSIPVDRRHNAKIDYTRLQKLLE, via the coding sequence ATGAATATCACCCGTATCCTGCTGGATCGCGCATTACAGCATCCCGATACTGCGGCGATTATTGATCAACACCGCGGAAATACCAGACTCTGCAATTATCAGCAACTGGCCGATGCTGCGGGTCGGACCGCTGCCATGTTCCGGCATTATGGTCTTGGTAAAGGCGACCGGGTGCTGGTCTTTCAGACGATGTCCTATGAACTGTATGTGGTTCTGCTGGCGCTGTTTCAGCTGGGTGCGGTGGCGATGTTTCTGGATCCGTCAGCCGGTCGACAACACATTGATCAATGCTGCGAACTGGGCCAGCCACGGGCGTTGATTGCCAGTGCCAAGGCCCATTTGCTGCGCTTGTTTTCATCGCAGCTGCGGCGGATTCCGGTTAAGTTCAGTATTGGTTTTCCCATTCCCGGAGCGGTTTCCCTGGCTCAGTCTGACAGCTATATTGCGCTGACTGAGATCAGCGACTGTACCGATGACGATCCGGCGCTGTTGACGTTTACCAGCGGCAGCACCGGACGCCCGAAAGCGGCTCAGCGTTCTCATGGTTTTCTGCTGGCCCAGCATGCCGCCTTACAGGCCACTCTGAATCCCCAGCCCGGTGATGCGGATCTGACCACATTGCCAGTGTTCCTGCTGGCCAATCTGGCATCCGGTATCACCAGTGTCATTCCCGATGCCGATATGCGGGCACCCGGACAAATCGACCCTGTGCCGGTCGTTGCCCAGATCGTTCGTCATCGGGTCAATCGTACAGCCGGATCGCCGGCGTTCTATCAGTGTTTGCTGGAGTACTGTGCAGAACAGAATATGACGTTGCCAGGGTTGAAACATATCGGTACCGGCGGTGCGCCGGTGTTTCCGGAACTGCTGCGACAACTACAGCAAATGGCACCCAACGCCAGCGTGGCAGCGGTTTATGGTTCCACCGAAGCAGAGCCCATGGCTGAAATCGACTGGCAGCAGATCAGTGATGATGATCTGAACGCCATGCGCAAAGGCCAGGGCTTGTTGACCGGTCAACCGGTCGGAGCCATTGCGTTACGGGTGATCACAGATCGCTTCGGTGAGGCAATCGGGCCATTCACCGCATCAGAATTGGAACAACAGCAACTGGCAGCCGGAGTGATTGGGGAGATCGTGGTATCCGGTGATCATGTGTTGCCAGGTTATCTGCACGGTGAAGGCGATAACGACACCAAGTTTGAAGTGGACGGTCAGCGCTGGCACCGAACCGGTGACGCCGGCTTTTTCGATACCCTTGGTCGGTTGTGGCTGGTAGGACGCAGTCATGCCCGTATCGAAGACAGCAAAGGCGTTCTGTATCCGTTTACGGTCGAATGCGCCGCACATTTTTTTCCGCAGATTCGCCGCAGCGCCATGATGGCGTGGCAAGGGAAACGTATTCTGCTGATTGAAGCGGATGCCGCTCTCGATCTCGCTGCTTTGAATCAGGCGCTGGACTGGGCACAGCTCGATGACATTCGGCGGGTTCGAAGCATTCCCGTTGATCGTCGTCATAACGCCAAAATCGACTATACCCGGCTACAGAAACTGCTTGAATAA
- a CDS encoding GNAT family N-acetyltransferase, with protein MVEEWCGGDYPQSVQLPDFDPSVLTHHEADVHLLALRQQQVVGRLSLWWNRVPELKSERLGVVGHFDAADAAAASELLLQARQQLKAQGCTLMIGPMDGNTWRRYRWVSDVGSEPPFFLEPENPSAYPDYFRQAGFHPLAHYSSARVTDLNLQDSRIPAVRERLQKREISWRALDMNRFEDELKAIYQLSIQSFSGNFLYTPITEAEFLQQYQAVQTVVQPQLVLLAEQHGELLGYLFAIPDFNQARRGEDIDTCVLKTVAVLPGRRAAGLGAVLVAECHRIARDMGYCRAIHALMHASNKSKNLSSHYGQSMREYTLYQHYLDDRQ; from the coding sequence ATGGTAGAAGAATGGTGCGGAGGCGATTATCCGCAGTCGGTACAGTTACCGGATTTTGATCCATCGGTACTGACTCATCATGAAGCCGATGTACATCTGCTGGCGCTGCGTCAGCAACAGGTGGTTGGCAGGTTGTCGTTATGGTGGAATCGGGTTCCGGAACTGAAATCTGAACGTTTGGGGGTGGTGGGGCACTTTGATGCCGCGGATGCCGCAGCTGCCAGCGAACTGCTGCTGCAGGCCCGTCAGCAGCTTAAGGCGCAGGGATGTACGCTGATGATTGGCCCCATGGATGGCAATACCTGGCGTCGTTATCGCTGGGTCAGCGATGTCGGTAGTGAGCCGCCTTTTTTTCTGGAACCCGAGAATCCTTCAGCTTATCCCGACTATTTCCGACAGGCCGGATTTCATCCCCTGGCCCATTATTCCTCAGCGCGGGTGACCGACCTGAACCTTCAGGATTCTCGTATTCCAGCTGTGCGCGAACGGTTGCAAAAGAGGGAAATCAGCTGGCGGGCCCTGGATATGAATCGGTTTGAGGATGAATTAAAAGCCATTTACCAGCTTTCCATCCAAAGCTTCAGCGGCAATTTTCTGTACACCCCGATTACAGAGGCTGAGTTTTTACAGCAGTATCAGGCGGTTCAGACAGTGGTGCAGCCGCAACTGGTGTTGCTCGCAGAACAACACGGAGAGTTGCTCGGCTATCTGTTTGCCATTCCTGATTTTAATCAGGCCCGCCGTGGAGAGGACATCGATACCTGTGTGTTGAAAACCGTTGCGGTTCTGCCCGGGCGTCGTGCTGCCGGTCTGGGCGCGGTGCTGGTGGCGGAATGTCATCGGATTGCCCGGGACATGGGCTACTGCCGGGCCATTCATGCGCTGATGCACGCCTCCAACAAATCCAAAAACCTTTCCAGCCATTATGGTCAGAGCATGCGTGAGTATACGTTGTATCAACACTACCTGGATGATCGACAATGA
- a CDS encoding diacylglycerol/polyprenol kinase family protein, which translates to MNPWLGILIVLTALAGAFISTRLIERFLAPDPEVLRKLIHVEMGLVTVTFPWLFDRSWPVLLLALVSVSALTLLRRGMSLTRSLRGLLHGVERTSWGEMLFPVSVALVFVLADGDPLLYCVPILVLALADAVAALIGVYYGQNQFSTLEGNKSVEGSVAFFVVTFLCVHVSLLLFTVTGRVECLLIGLLMGVIVMMFEALAWHGLDNLFIPLATYALLNSYLEMDTTALTLRLAVIILLGALLWLWRRYSTMDASAQMGAGLFAYAAWSVGGVYWLGIPMLFFVLTMWFARQVRRQGRGNIHNVYALLGVTGPALFWLLLDDHQGGNDPLFAYMIVFACHITMLTISHAHYQLARLPAGIMGAAVIAGMMPVLLFCLGLRVFDLQLLQVLVVSAVALVLSGLLFLRLQPQLDNCPVTPERWLRQAGIAGGVSLLSWLALLITPGELL; encoded by the coding sequence ATGAATCCGTGGCTCGGAATTCTGATCGTGCTGACAGCGCTGGCCGGTGCATTTATTTCAACCCGGCTGATTGAACGCTTTCTGGCACCGGATCCGGAAGTGCTGCGTAAACTTATACATGTGGAAATGGGGTTGGTGACGGTTACGTTTCCGTGGCTGTTCGACCGCAGCTGGCCGGTACTCTTGCTGGCGCTGGTCAGTGTCTCGGCACTGACCCTGCTACGCCGGGGCATGTCGCTGACCCGATCCCTGCGGGGGTTACTGCATGGTGTTGAGCGCACTTCCTGGGGGGAGATGCTGTTCCCCGTATCGGTGGCGTTAGTGTTTGTGCTGGCCGATGGCGACCCATTGTTATATTGCGTGCCTATTCTGGTATTGGCGCTGGCCGATGCCGTGGCGGCTCTGATCGGTGTTTACTACGGTCAAAACCAGTTCAGTACGCTGGAAGGCAACAAATCGGTGGAAGGCTCGGTGGCCTTTTTCGTTGTTACGTTTTTATGCGTACATGTCTCTTTACTGTTGTTTACCGTCACTGGACGGGTCGAGTGCCTGCTCATCGGCCTGTTGATGGGCGTGATCGTTATGATGTTTGAGGCCCTGGCGTGGCATGGCCTCGATAACCTCTTTATACCTCTGGCTACGTATGCATTGTTGAACAGTTATCTGGAGATGGATACTACGGCACTGACCCTGCGTCTGGCGGTCATCATTCTGCTTGGAGCGCTGCTGTGGCTGTGGCGTCGGTACAGCACCATGGATGCCAGTGCACAGATGGGGGCCGGGTTATTTGCCTATGCTGCCTGGAGTGTTGGTGGCGTGTACTGGCTGGGCATTCCGATGTTGTTCTTCGTGCTGACCATGTGGTTTGCCCGTCAGGTCCGGCGTCAGGGGCGCGGTAATATCCATAATGTCTATGCCTTGCTGGGAGTCACCGGGCCGGCATTGTTCTGGCTGTTGCTGGATGATCATCAGGGCGGCAATGATCCTCTGTTTGCCTATATGATTGTTTTTGCCTGCCATATCACCATGCTGACTATTTCTCATGCTCACTACCAGCTGGCGCGCCTGCCGGCAGGTATTATGGGGGCGGCCGTTATAGCCGGAATGATGCCGGTGTTGCTGTTTTGTCTGGGGTTGCGGGTATTTGATCTGCAATTGTTGCAGGTACTGGTGGTCAGTGCTGTGGCGTTGGTATTGAGTGGTCTGTTATTTCTGCGACTGCAACCACAGCTGGATAACTGTCCGGTCACTCCGGAACGCTGGTTGCGTCAGGCCGGTATTGCCGGTGGTGTTTCGTTACTTAGTTGGTTGGCCCTGTTGATAACGCCTGGAGAATTGTTGTGA
- a CDS encoding DUF3419 family protein, which translates to MSSEVAGRADFTQIRYAQCWEDADILVAALSTAKAGQCLSICSAGDNALALLAAGAERVVALDLNPAQLYCLALRVAAYRELNHGELLELMGSRPSHRRAELYQRCRTLLDQDSRRFWDAHGNEIDAGIGGAGKFERYFALFRQRLLPLVHSRNRIQQLLAGGDRSRRLKFYQHQWDTWRWRLLFKVFFSRFVMGRMGRDPSFFRYVEGSVANHILSHTRFALTDLNPAENPYLHWILTGTHGEVLPYALREPQFEAIRERLDGIEWHQLSIEEYLQRHPGQRFDAFNLSDIFEYMSEENYQALLEQLLAVANPSARMAYWNMLVPRKCPAALSGRLRGLDDLAVQLYARDKAFFYRDFVVEEVR; encoded by the coding sequence ATGAGCAGTGAAGTAGCCGGAAGAGCGGATTTTACCCAGATTCGTTATGCCCAATGCTGGGAGGATGCGGATATTCTGGTCGCGGCCTTATCGACGGCTAAAGCGGGACAGTGTCTGTCCATATGCTCCGCCGGTGACAATGCCCTGGCCCTGTTGGCAGCAGGCGCTGAGCGGGTGGTCGCACTCGATCTTAACCCGGCCCAGCTATATTGTCTGGCACTGAGAGTCGCGGCATATCGGGAACTGAACCATGGTGAACTACTGGAGCTGATGGGGTCACGTCCCAGTCATCGCCGCGCTGAACTCTATCAACGCTGCCGCACACTGCTGGATCAGGACAGTCGCCGGTTCTGGGATGCCCATGGCAACGAAATTGATGCAGGCATTGGCGGGGCAGGTAAGTTTGAGCGTTATTTTGCCCTGTTCCGGCAACGATTGTTGCCGTTGGTTCATTCCCGCAATCGCATTCAGCAACTATTGGCTGGGGGAGACCGTAGCAGACGCCTGAAGTTTTATCAGCATCAATGGGATACCTGGCGCTGGCGGTTGTTGTTCAAAGTATTTTTTTCCCGTTTTGTCATGGGGCGTATGGGCCGTGATCCCAGCTTCTTTCGCTATGTTGAAGGCAGCGTGGCCAATCATATTCTGAGTCATACCCGCTTTGCCCTGACCGATCTGAACCCGGCGGAAAACCCGTATCTGCACTGGATCCTGACCGGTACGCACGGTGAAGTGCTGCCCTACGCACTGAGGGAACCGCAGTTTGAAGCCATTCGCGAACGACTTGATGGGATTGAGTGGCACCAGCTGTCCATTGAAGAGTATCTGCAACGTCATCCAGGACAGCGCTTCGATGCGTTTAACCTCAGCGATATTTTTGAATATATGTCTGAAGAAAACTATCAGGCACTGTTGGAACAACTCCTGGCAGTGGCCAATCCTTCTGCCCGGATGGCCTACTGGAACATGCTGGTGCCGCGAAAATGCCCAGCGGCACTGAGCGGGCGTCTGCGTGGACTGGATGATCTGGCGGTCCAGTTATATGCCAGAGACAAGGCGTTTTTCTATCGCGATTTTGTGGTTGAGGAAGTCCGATGA
- a CDS encoding PEP/pyruvate-binding domain-containing protein, translated as MIGQYVHDQYSDIDLNVFGGKAAALAHLAEVGLPIPEWIVIDPRACLDSLDIDPATITDAEMLRRNLRLTNEFSRQLQQALERLAAAGDRLAVRSSAVDEDGAGHSFAGQLESYLYVPVAQVAERIVDVWCSGFSERVVTYRRENNLSLPPPVPAVLIQRMVNSDSAGVAFAADPVSGRRDIVVVSAVYGLGSALVSGEVDADTWRIDTSNHIVERDICAKHSGEYLDEEAVDHVSLQTVDPDRVNAPVLTDRQLIAVVDLARRCSRHFDKPQDIEWAMAGEQLFLLQSRPITALHQRPDPAGEHNLWDNSNIAESYGGITTPLTFSFARQAYESVYREFCRILRVPESVIAANDVVFQRMLGLIRGRVYYNLLSWYRVLALLPGFTLNRRFMEQMMGVKEGLPEEVAATLKGTVSERLRDAFRLGGSLLGLVWSHIRLPASIRRFYQRLDDALNTGEDLTLLNSSQLAASYHRLEQKLLTRWDAPLINDFFAMIFYGVLRGLCTKWCEDRDETLQNNLLAGEGGMISAEPARRVRHMAELAAPDEAFCQQLVQADVATLTKAMAEHPQFQRTYHEYIEKFGDRCLDELKLESATLHDDPLVLLRSVGHFAERLRNQPETAEAGAVEAQIRASAEQRVEAAQATHPIRRRIFQWVLRNARHRVRDRENLRFERTRLFGRVRRIFVELGRRLYAKDLLEHSRDVFYLEVAEILGFIEGTAVTTDLKALVRLRKAEFAGYADMPVPADRFETFGIVHQGNDFTAPAIANEVIDGDLKGIGCCPGVVRGRVRVIVDPRNAVLQAGEILVAERTDPGWIMLFPAAAGILVERGSLLSHSAIVSREMGIPAVVSVTAITRTLKDGDWVEFDGSTGVIRRLPQPEQTQEASNEQ; from the coding sequence ATGATCGGGCAATATGTACATGATCAGTACAGTGATATTGATTTAAATGTGTTTGGCGGCAAGGCCGCGGCACTGGCTCATCTGGCTGAAGTCGGACTACCGATACCTGAATGGATCGTGATTGATCCCAGGGCCTGTCTGGACAGTCTTGATATTGATCCGGCAACGATTACGGATGCAGAGATGTTGCGCCGGAATCTTCGTCTGACGAATGAGTTTTCCCGTCAGTTGCAACAGGCTCTCGAACGACTTGCCGCAGCGGGTGATCGCCTGGCGGTGCGTTCCTCTGCCGTAGATGAAGACGGTGCCGGGCATTCGTTCGCCGGTCAGCTGGAAAGCTATCTGTATGTGCCCGTTGCGCAGGTTGCTGAGCGTATTGTTGATGTCTGGTGTTCGGGCTTCAGTGAGCGTGTGGTCACCTATCGGCGGGAAAACAATCTGAGCCTGCCACCACCGGTACCAGCTGTGTTGATTCAGCGTATGGTCAACAGCGACAGTGCCGGCGTTGCCTTTGCGGCTGACCCGGTCAGCGGCCGGCGCGATATAGTGGTCGTTTCTGCTGTATATGGCCTTGGTTCGGCGTTGGTGTCTGGAGAAGTGGATGCGGATACCTGGCGAATCGATACTTCCAATCACATCGTCGAGCGGGATATCTGTGCCAAACACAGTGGCGAATACCTCGATGAAGAGGCGGTCGATCATGTTTCCTTGCAGACCGTCGACCCGGACCGTGTCAATGCCCCGGTGCTGACCGATCGGCAGCTGATCGCCGTGGTTGATCTGGCGCGTCGTTGTAGTCGCCATTTTGATAAACCTCAGGATATTGAGTGGGCGATGGCCGGAGAGCAGCTGTTCCTGTTGCAGTCCCGACCGATCACCGCCCTGCACCAGCGCCCGGATCCTGCCGGTGAGCACAACCTTTGGGATAACAGTAATATCGCCGAAAGTTATGGTGGTATTACCACTCCGCTGACCTTCAGTTTTGCCCGTCAGGCCTATGAGTCTGTCTATCGTGAATTCTGCCGGATTCTGCGGGTACCGGAATCAGTCATTGCTGCCAACGACGTTGTCTTTCAGCGTATGCTCGGGCTGATCCGTGGCCGGGTCTATTACAATCTGTTGTCATGGTATCGGGTTCTGGCGCTATTGCCGGGATTTACCCTGAATCGCCGTTTCATGGAACAGATGATGGGAGTGAAAGAAGGGTTGCCTGAAGAAGTCGCCGCCACGTTGAAGGGGACTGTGTCCGAACGGCTGCGCGATGCCTTCCGACTGGGTGGCAGTCTGCTGGGATTGGTGTGGAGTCACATCCGTTTACCCGCCAGCATCCGCCGGTTTTACCAGCGTCTCGATGATGCCCTGAACACTGGCGAAGACCTCACCTTACTCAACAGCAGCCAGTTGGCTGCCAGCTACCACCGGCTGGAGCAAAAGCTCCTGACCCGTTGGGATGCGCCGCTGATCAATGATTTTTTCGCCATGATCTTTTATGGCGTACTGCGCGGACTTTGCACTAAATGGTGTGAAGATCGCGACGAAACCCTGCAAAACAATTTGCTGGCCGGTGAGGGCGGTATGATCAGCGCCGAGCCGGCCAGACGGGTTCGGCACATGGCCGAGCTGGCCGCACCTGACGAGGCATTTTGTCAGCAACTGGTGCAGGCAGATGTGGCCACCCTGACGAAGGCCATGGCTGAGCATCCCCAATTCCAGCGTACTTACCATGAATATATTGAGAAGTTTGGAGATCGATGTCTCGACGAACTCAAGCTGGAAAGCGCCACCTTACATGATGATCCCCTGGTGTTGCTGCGTTCTGTCGGTCATTTTGCTGAACGCTTGCGGAATCAGCCGGAAACGGCCGAAGCCGGGGCTGTTGAAGCACAGATTCGTGCCAGCGCCGAACAGCGGGTTGAGGCTGCCCAGGCGACTCATCCCATCCGGCGACGAATATTTCAATGGGTACTCAGAAATGCCCGGCACCGGGTCCGTGACCGGGAAAACCTGCGTTTTGAACGTACCCGGCTGTTTGGTCGGGTGCGGCGTATTTTTGTCGAACTCGGACGACGGTTGTATGCCAAAGATCTGCTGGAACACAGTCGTGATGTGTTTTATCTCGAAGTCGCCGAAATTCTGGGTTTTATCGAAGGGACTGCCGTAACCACAGACCTCAAGGCTTTGGTCCGTCTGCGCAAGGCAGAGTTTGCCGGCTATGCCGACATGCCGGTTCCGGCCGACCGGTTTGAGACATTTGGTATTGTCCATCAGGGCAATGACTTTACCGCTCCGGCGATTGCCAATGAGGTCATTGACGGAGATCTCAAAGGTATTGGCTGTTGTCCCGGTGTCGTTCGTGGTCGGGTCCGGGTCATTGTCGATCCCCGTAATGCCGTGCTGCAGGCCGGTGAAATTCTGGTGGCTGAACGGACGGATCCCGGCTGGATCATGCTGTTTCCAGCGGCAGCCGGCATCTTGGTGGAACGTGGCAGTCTGCTGTCTCATTCGGCCATTGTATCCCGGGAAATGGGGATTCCGGCGGTGGTGTCAGTGACCGCGATTACCCGTACTCTGAAAGACGGTGACTGGGTGGAATTTGATGGCAGTACCGGGGTAATACGACGCTTGCCGCAACCGGAGCAGACACAGGAGGCGTCGAATGAGCAGTGA